The Aspergillus fumigatus Af293 chromosome 5, whole genome shotgun sequence nucleotide sequence TCTCTCATGCTCTGGCTGCTAGCACTGACGGGGGGGTTCGACATTGGCAGCACACCAGTCTTTGGCTTGGCACTTTGCTTAATCTTGGCAACGGCGTAAACAATGCCACTGATAAAACCGACAACAATAGCAGAAACGCTCGGGAAAGTGACTGGAGCatcgaagaagatcaagccgGAGAGTGCGATGGGCAGCTTGTTCAGAGCGCCGACCATGGAATAGGTTGTCGACGAAGTCACACGGACACACCAAGCAGAGGTGTAGGAAATAAACACGGACGAGAGACCGGAGAGAATCATGGCAAATAAGATGCCGTTGCGATCAGTAGAGGGGAAATTGCGCGCGATGTTTGCCGAAGACCAGTCCTCCATCAGGAAGGTGAGAACCAGAAGCACAGGGATTGACAGAAGATTGTTGTAGAACATGGCTAAATGAGGCATAAGGTTAGACACGAGCTCCAAGTCTTCGTGGCAGATATAGAAACAAGAAGGGACGTACTGTCAAAGTCCTTGAAGTTTGTCAACTTGATTCGCTTGCGCATTCCCAGGACGTAGGACGAAGTGCAGAGACAGTTGATCAGCATCCAGATATAGCCAGCATTGAGAGTCGACACCTTGGCAGTAGCGTCTCCACTACTTTCAACTGCATGCTTGATATCGGCCCACGCGGCGATGATGGAACTGAGGACCATAAGtccgaaggagaagagggtcaAGCCCGTCACCGAACCGCCAAACCAGAGTACCTCTCCGTAGGCGATTAGGATGATGGTTAGATTCTTGAAGATGGTGTACACAGGGATCGATAGATATTGCAGTGCCTTGGAGCCGGTGTAAATCATGCCTATCAGAAGCAGAGTGATCGGAAACCCTGGCCAGAAAGAAGACCTGTCAGATGGCTTTCCTCGGATATACCCAACAATGGAAGGGATGCTTACACTTCTTGGCCTCGTCCGAATTGAAGTCGCGATACGTAATCAGTTTGCTAACCTTGCATGTTTGAATTGCCACAATACAGACAATTGACTGGAGTGAAACGACATTGTCAGCTCAGGCTTGGTGACTTCGACACCTCGGCTAATCTGACCAACTTACCTGCACgcaaaggaggaagaaattGAGATTGAAATCCCTGCCGGAAAGGACATATTTGTTCATGACAGTCATCAAAATAGATGAACCGCAATAAGCCAGTACAGGCAGGATGGGATTATTGGCAAGCTGCGCAACTGGAGGACCTCTGGGCCGAACAGCAGGGGCCGGCGCCTCGAAATCCTTATTGCCGTGATCTAACTTATCCATCTCGATGGTATACTCATTCGTTTTCTTGTCGTCCGCCATGGTGTGAGATTGAGAATCGGATTCGGAGACCGAGGGAACAGAACGAATCTAGGAGCGAAGGGGAGAATGCTTCAGTGACACAGAACAATTGCTGATGATTAGGATTCGTGAGGGAAAAAGGTAAGATGAACGCAAAATGAATGTGAGAAGCAATCAATGATAATACAATATATTATGTAGGGAAGAGCCTTGCTTCCTTGTCCACTTCCTTATGTTCCTCCTATTTGAATGAGGTATGTAAGGAaagggggggaggggggggtTGGTGGGAAATCAGCAGAA carries:
- the gmtA gene encoding GDP-mannose transporter; protein product: MADDKKTNEYTIEMDKLDHGNKDFEAPAPAVRPRGPPVAQLANNPILPVLAYCGSSILMTVMNKYVLSGRDFNLNFFLLCVQSIVCIVAIQTCKVSKLITYRDFNSDEAKKWFPITLLLIGMIYTGSKALQYLSIPVYTIFKNLTIILIAYGEVLWFGGSVTGLTLFSFGLMVLSSIIAAWADIKHAVESSGDATAKVSTLNAGYIWMLINCLCTSSYVLGMRKRIKLTNFKDFDTMFYNNLLSIPVLLVLTFLMEDWSSANIARNFPSTDRNGILFAMILSGLSSVFISYTSAWCVRVTSSTTYSMVGALNKLPIALSGLIFFDAPVTFPSVSAIVVGFISGIVYAVAKIKQSAKPKTGVLPMSNPPVSASSQSMRDSLRS